The following coding sequences lie in one Arabidopsis thaliana chromosome 3, partial sequence genomic window:
- a CDS encoding Drought-responsive family protein (Drought-responsive family protein; INVOLVED IN: response to water deprivation; EXPRESSED IN: 24 plant structures; EXPRESSED DURING: 15 growth stages; CONTAINS InterPro DOMAIN/s: Drought induced 19/ RING finger protein 114 (InterPro:IPR008598); BEST Arabidopsis thaliana protein match is: Drought-responsive family protein (TAIR:AT5G49230.1); Has 224 Blast hits to 224 proteins in 20 species: Archae - 0; Bacteria - 0; Metazoa - 0; Fungi - 0; Plants - 224; Viruses - 0; Other Eukaryotes - 0 (source: NCBI BLink).), whose amino-acid sequence MDSNWINCPSVFSSSSSSSRRCQSRSDLYLGGGYEDLEGEDDLKAEFICPFCAEDFDIVGLCCHIDEEHPVEAKNGVDQFFALVVIQCCNFWFIPCESNLGIFRLFGRSVLYALRGRRLRRGGYSSTYLALKKELREANLQSLLGGSSSFTSSTNIDSDPLLSSFMFNSPSVNQSANKSATPVTVGNAATKVSIKESLKRDIQEAPLSGEDQEKAKKSEFVRGLLLSTMLEDDF is encoded by the exons ATGGATTCCAATTGGATCAATTGTCCCTCTGTTTTCtcctcatcctcttcttcttccagaCGCTGTCAATCCCGATCAG ACTTGTATTTAGGAGGAGGGTACGAGGATCTTGAAGGAGAAGACGATTTGAAGGCAGAGTTTATATGCCCTTTTTGCGCTGAAGATTTTGACATTGTTGGGCTTTGTTGTCACATTGATGAAGAACATCCTGTTGAAGCCAAGAATGGG GTTGATCAGTTCTTTGCCTTAGTTGTGATCCAATGCTGCAATTTCTGGTTTATA CCTTGTGAATCCAATCTTGGAATATTTCGTTTATTCGGTCG GTCTGTCCTGTATGCACTAAGAGG GAGAAGGTTGCGAAGAGGAGGATATAGCTCTACCTATCTCGCCTTGAAAAAGGAACTCCGGGAAGCAAACCTACAGTCTCTTCTTGGTGGATCTTCAAGTTTCACTTCTTCAACCAATATCGATTCTGATCCGTTGCTGTCATCCTTTATGTTTAATTCTCCTTCAGTGAACCAGTCTGCAAACAAATCTGCTACACCTGTGACTGTAGGAAACGCGGCTACAAAAGTCTCGATTAAGGAATCTCTCAAAAG AGACATTCAAGAAGCTCCACTTTCAGGTGAAGATCAGGAGAAGGCGAAAAAGAGTGAGTTTGTGCGAGGCTTGTTGTTGTCAACCATGCTTGAAGACGATTTCTAA
- a CDS encoding Drought-responsive family protein (Drought-responsive family protein; CONTAINS InterPro DOMAIN/s: Drought induced 19/ RING finger protein 114 (InterPro:IPR008598); BEST Arabidopsis thaliana protein match is: Drought-responsive family protein (TAIR:AT5G49230.1); Has 246 Blast hits to 246 proteins in 23 species: Archae - 0; Bacteria - 0; Metazoa - 6; Fungi - 0; Plants - 240; Viruses - 0; Other Eukaryotes - 0 (source: NCBI BLink).): MDSNWINCPSVFSSSSSSSRRCQSRSDLYLGGGYEDLEGEDDLKAEFICPFCAEDFDIVGLCCHIDEEHPVEAKNGVCPVCTKRVGLDIVGHITTQHANFFKVQRRRRLRRGGYSSTYLALKKELREANLQSLLGGSSSFTSSTNIDSDPLLSSFMFNSPSVNQSANKSATPVTVGNAATKVSIKESLKRDIQEAPLSGEDQEKAKKSEFVRGLLLSTMLEDDF, encoded by the exons ATGGATTCCAATTGGATCAATTGTCCCTCTGTTTTCtcctcatcctcttcttcttccagaCGCTGTCAATCCCGATCAG ACTTGTATTTAGGAGGAGGGTACGAGGATCTTGAAGGAGAAGACGATTTGAAGGCAGAGTTTATATGCCCTTTTTGCGCTGAAGATTTTGACATTGTTGGGCTTTGTTGTCACATTGATGAAGAACATCCTGTTGAAGCCAAGAATGGG GTCTGTCCTGTATGCACTAAGAGGGTGGGATTGGATATCGTTGGCCATATTACGACGCAACATGCGAATTTCTTTAAG GTACAGCGAAGGAGAAGGTTGCGAAGAGGAGGATATAGCTCTACCTATCTCGCCTTGAAAAAGGAACTCCGGGAAGCAAACCTACAGTCTCTTCTTGGTGGATCTTCAAGTTTCACTTCTTCAACCAATATCGATTCTGATCCGTTGCTGTCATCCTTTATGTTTAATTCTCCTTCAGTGAACCAGTCTGCAAACAAATCTGCTACACCTGTGACTGTAGGAAACGCGGCTACAAAAGTCTCGATTAAGGAATCTCTCAAAAG AGACATTCAAGAAGCTCCACTTTCAGGTGAAGATCAGGAGAAGGCGAAAAAGAGTGAGTTTGTGCGAGGCTTGTTGTTGTCAACCATGCTTGAAGACGATTTCTAA